The following coding sequences are from one Bifidobacterium sp. window:
- a CDS encoding DNA gyrase/topoisomerase IV subunit A gives MASRHKSNTPAFDPRTVKEHIVETPLNDEMSKSFLEYAYSVIYARALPDARDGLKPVQRRIIYQMGQMNLTPDRAYMKSARVVGEVMGKLHPHGDSAIYEAMVRLAQPFAMRLPLVDGHGNFGSLDDGPAASRYTEARLAPGSLGMNANISEETVDFAPNYDNKLQEPQVLPASIPNLLVNGASGIAVGMATNMITHNLGEVVEAAKYVMNHPHADLDELMRFVPGPDLPGGGIIIGREGIRKAYQTGRGAFVTRSATHIENVTARKKAIVVTQLPYMVGPERVLERISEGVKNRKLEGISGAIDLTDRHNGTRLVIEIKTGFDPNAVLLHLFKHTPLEESFTINNVALVNGRPRTMGLRELLDVWIAHRRSVVKRRSQYRKRKALERLHLVEGLLLALLDIDEVIEVIRTSDDAEAAKQRLIAVFDLDEIQAQYILDLRLRRLTRMSRIELESERDDLVKRIAELERILSSAAELDHVVVTEMDEAVAQWNTPRRTVLLDEDPSGAFSAVANNQDQDSATSNTANMSSTLSVLSASNTSGKSATPTALQIEDTPCAIMMSASGLIARTSPTAIDAWNSRSPSERRTADDQITTIFATTTRSDYGLITSTGRLVMAHTADLPALPSTAALSVSGGVQADELLAMTDSTEATPDERAITAVSLQDTEPLAIGTSSGVVKRWNRESPTTMDSWTIIDLKDHDSVVFAAPAEDDDRLVMISSDSSLLTFEASQVRPQGRNAAGMSGIRLSDNTRVICFNVVSAGKIAWTYEEGDNGLSSQSGAVVLTVAGDSEALPGTENGAAKLTPLEMYPVKGRGTGGVRSQRFLKGQDELLLAWVGPWPLHASTASGTAVELPQVDMRRDASGQELSAPISYVA, from the coding sequence ATGGCATCGCGTCACAAAAGCAATACACCGGCATTCGATCCAAGGACTGTCAAAGAGCATATTGTTGAGACACCACTCAACGATGAAATGAGCAAGTCTTTCCTCGAGTACGCGTATTCGGTGATTTATGCCCGAGCCTTGCCTGATGCCAGAGATGGTCTCAAACCAGTGCAGCGGCGCATCATCTACCAAATGGGACAGATGAATCTCACACCTGACCGCGCTTATATGAAGTCTGCTCGCGTTGTTGGTGAGGTGATGGGAAAACTTCATCCTCATGGTGATTCCGCCATTTATGAAGCTATGGTTCGCTTGGCACAACCATTTGCCATGCGTTTACCACTTGTTGATGGACATGGTAACTTTGGCTCCCTTGACGACGGACCCGCAGCATCGAGATACACAGAAGCGCGCTTAGCTCCTGGTTCGTTAGGTATGAACGCAAATATCTCAGAGGAGACTGTCGATTTTGCACCAAATTACGACAATAAGCTGCAAGAACCACAGGTACTACCTGCCTCAATTCCCAACTTGCTAGTTAACGGCGCTTCAGGTATCGCCGTTGGTATGGCCACGAATATGATTACCCATAATCTTGGCGAAGTAGTTGAAGCTGCAAAATATGTGATGAACCATCCTCATGCGGATTTAGATGAGCTGATGCGCTTTGTACCTGGTCCTGATTTACCAGGCGGCGGTATCATCATTGGGCGCGAAGGTATTCGTAAGGCGTATCAAACTGGCCGTGGAGCCTTTGTTACGCGCTCAGCCACACACATTGAAAATGTGACGGCTCGGAAAAAAGCCATTGTAGTCACACAACTGCCTTATATGGTAGGCCCAGAGCGGGTACTAGAACGTATTTCTGAAGGTGTTAAAAACAGAAAGCTCGAAGGAATTTCGGGAGCAATCGATCTTACAGATCGGCACAACGGCACTAGGCTCGTCATCGAAATTAAAACTGGTTTTGATCCGAATGCCGTGTTGCTGCATCTCTTCAAACACACACCTCTTGAAGAGTCGTTCACCATTAATAATGTGGCTCTGGTCAATGGTCGGCCTCGAACTATGGGTTTACGTGAGCTCTTAGATGTCTGGATTGCTCATCGCCGTTCAGTGGTCAAACGTCGAAGCCAGTATCGTAAACGCAAAGCATTAGAACGTTTACATTTGGTTGAAGGTCTGCTCCTTGCATTGCTTGACATTGACGAAGTCATCGAGGTCATCAGAACGTCGGACGATGCAGAAGCAGCCAAGCAGCGACTCATCGCGGTTTTTGATCTTGATGAAATTCAGGCGCAGTACATCCTTGATCTGCGTTTACGTCGCTTGACTCGAATGAGCCGTATTGAGCTGGAATCAGAACGTGATGATTTAGTCAAGCGCATTGCTGAACTTGAACGCATACTATCTTCTGCAGCGGAATTAGATCATGTAGTCGTTACCGAGATGGATGAGGCTGTTGCACAATGGAATACGCCGCGTCGTACAGTGCTTCTTGACGAAGATCCTTCAGGAGCATTTTCTGCCGTAGCCAATAACCAGGACCAAGACTCAGCAACTTCGAATACCGCGAATATGAGCAGCACGCTCTCAGTGCTTTCCGCTTCGAACACTTCAGGAAAATCAGCCACTCCAACCGCACTACAAATTGAAGATACCCCGTGCGCCATAATGATGAGTGCCTCAGGGCTCATAGCACGTACCTCACCAACTGCCATTGACGCTTGGAATAGTCGTTCTCCTTCTGAGCGTAGAACCGCAGATGATCAGATTACTACCATATTTGCTACCACCACACGCTCAGATTACGGCCTGATTACCTCTACTGGCCGTTTGGTCATGGCCCATACAGCCGACTTACCCGCTCTGCCTTCCACCGCTGCATTAAGCGTTTCGGGTGGAGTCCAAGCGGATGAGTTGCTAGCCATGACTGACAGCACAGAAGCTACCCCAGACGAACGAGCGATTACTGCTGTGTCGCTGCAAGATACTGAGCCCTTAGCCATCGGCACCTCGTCCGGTGTAGTAAAGCGATGGAATAGAGAGTCCCCGACAACCATGGATTCGTGGACCATCATTGACTTGAAAGATCATGACAGCGTGGTGTTTGCAGCCCCCGCTGAAGATGATGATCGCCTAGTGATGATTTCTTCAGATTCCAGTTTGTTGACTTTTGAAGCATCACAAGTGCGCCCGCAAGGTCGCAATGCAGCTGGCATGTCAGGGATTAGATTGTCGGACAACACCAGAGTTATCTGCTTCAACGTCGTCTCAGCAGGGAAAATCGCTTGGACCTATGAAGAGGGCGATAATGGCTTGAGCTCTCAATCTGGAGCAGTTGTACTCACAGTAGCTGGTGACTCAGAAGCCTTGCCAGGTACCGAGAACGGCGCGGCCAAGCTCACCCCATTAGAGATGTATCCGGTTAAAGGACGTGGCACTGGTGGTGTGCGTTCTCAACGCTTCCTTAAAGGCCAAGATGAGCTGCTCTTAGCTTGGGTCGGCCCATGGCCTTTACACGCTTCCACAGCCTCTGGAACGGCGGTGGAGCTACCTCAGGTAGACATGCGCCGTGATGCATCAGGTCAGGAGCTCTCTGCACCTATTTCATATGTTGCATAG
- a CDS encoding MFS transporter has product MATLLLAVIYLAFISLGLPDSLLGAAWPSMYQGFGVPISYAGGISVVIAMGTIISALLSDRITLRFGAGKVTAMSVLLTALALFGFSVSTSYWQLCLVAIPYGLGAGGVDAALNNYVALHYASRHMSWLHCMWGVGASIGPYIMGFALTRGQSWQGGYRYIAILQILLTVVLVFSVPLWKQRPTTSVSSGSASDSAVSPKLETSTNAAEALSSKQRPTTLSVREILRIPAASQVLVMFFCYCAIETTAGLWASSYMVTYRGISVSSAASWASMFYIGITVGRALSGFLTMQFNDATMIRIGYTVMACGLLMIMLPISGGFGVLGGLVVLGLGCAPVYPCVIHSTPETFGAERSQAIVGVQMASAYTGSLLMPPVFGFLANSVSIALFPWYLMALLALMIVMHESMQRIKAQVAQQTI; this is encoded by the coding sequence ATGGCAACGTTGCTTCTTGCAGTGATATATCTGGCATTTATTAGCTTAGGGCTCCCCGATTCATTACTTGGCGCAGCATGGCCTTCAATGTATCAAGGCTTTGGTGTTCCCATATCTTATGCCGGTGGCATTTCAGTGGTTATAGCCATGGGAACGATTATCTCCGCATTGCTTAGTGACCGCATCACTTTACGTTTTGGAGCAGGAAAAGTCACCGCAATGTCAGTTCTCCTTACGGCACTGGCGTTGTTCGGCTTCTCTGTATCGACAAGCTACTGGCAACTTTGTCTAGTTGCTATACCCTATGGCCTAGGCGCTGGAGGAGTAGATGCTGCACTCAACAATTACGTAGCTCTGCACTATGCCAGTCGACATATGAGCTGGCTGCACTGTATGTGGGGTGTGGGCGCGTCAATCGGACCATACATCATGGGGTTTGCTTTAACTCGCGGGCAAAGTTGGCAGGGTGGGTATAGGTATATTGCCATCCTTCAAATTCTCTTAACAGTGGTGTTGGTGTTTAGCGTGCCGCTGTGGAAGCAGAGACCTACAACAAGCGTGAGTAGTGGTTCAGCTTCAGATAGTGCTGTTTCGCCGAAGCTAGAGACTTCTACGAATGCTGCAGAAGCATTATCGTCAAAACAGCGTCCAACCACGTTGAGTGTGCGAGAAATTTTGCGCATTCCTGCAGCGAGTCAAGTATTGGTGATGTTCTTTTGTTATTGTGCAATAGAAACCACAGCTGGACTATGGGCGAGCAGTTATATGGTGACCTACCGAGGTATTTCGGTTAGCTCTGCAGCGTCTTGGGCCAGCATGTTCTATATCGGTATCACTGTGGGACGTGCACTAAGCGGTTTCCTGACGATGCAGTTTAATGATGCAACGATGATACGTATCGGCTACACAGTCATGGCTTGTGGCTTACTGATGATTATGCTGCCCATTAGTGGAGGATTCGGTGTGTTGGGTGGTTTAGTTGTGCTTGGCCTTGGATGTGCACCGGTGTATCCATGCGTGATTCATTCCACCCCTGAAACCTTTGGTGCAGAACGTTCTCAGGCGATTGTCGGGGTGCAAATGGCAAGCGCTTACACTGGTTCACTATTGATGCCGCCAGTGTTTGGTTTTCTTGCGAATAGTGTGAGTATTGCCCTATTCCCTTGGTATCTTATGGCCTTGTTAGCACTGATGATTGTGATGCATGAGAGCATGCAACGAATCAAAGCCCAAGTTGCCCAACAGACAATCTAA
- a CDS encoding helix-turn-helix domain-containing protein, producing MAIRVNLDVVLARRKMSVNDFATAIGITPVNVSVLKNGRAKAIRFSTLDEICRVLQCQPGEVLEYVEDDTE from the coding sequence ATGGCTATACGTGTAAATCTTGACGTTGTTCTCGCCCGTCGAAAAATGTCGGTGAATGATTTTGCTACCGCTATAGGTATTACCCCGGTGAATGTTTCAGTATTGAAAAATGGTAGAGCGAAAGCAATACGTTTTTCGACACTTGATGAAATATGTCGAGTATTGCAGTGTCAACCTGGTGAAGTGCTCGAATATGTTGAGGATGATACTGAGTGA
- a CDS encoding DUF2975 domain-containing protein: MATLNKKVEAQAEQGGTNQRRSLQGWLLGVLKVIIAILQCVGIAAQLWLLPEISDEYAVQDPTHAYLRVPYLIVTVLIIVCFEVALIALWQLLSKAGRGSVFSDGSFRWVDVIIVSACAATVLTGGLLIHAGLVAQLGPLGLLLALLVFVIIEVAFILLMVVMRNLLVTATQQHGELEAVI; this comes from the coding sequence ATGGCAACGTTGAATAAGAAGGTGGAAGCGCAAGCTGAACAAGGAGGTACTAACCAGCGACGGTCTTTACAGGGTTGGTTATTAGGGGTCTTAAAGGTGATTATCGCAATACTTCAATGTGTGGGCATTGCTGCTCAGTTGTGGTTGCTGCCCGAAATATCTGATGAATATGCTGTTCAAGACCCAACTCACGCTTATTTACGTGTACCGTACCTCATTGTTACGGTGCTGATTATCGTATGCTTTGAAGTCGCCTTGATTGCACTGTGGCAATTGCTTTCGAAAGCTGGCAGAGGGAGTGTTTTTTCTGATGGCTCATTCAGGTGGGTTGATGTCATTATTGTTTCAGCGTGTGCTGCCACAGTGCTCACCGGTGGCTTACTGATTCATGCTGGACTGGTAGCTCAATTAGGACCGCTGGGACTACTACTGGCATTGCTAGTATTCGTGATAATTGAGGTGGCTTTTATCTTGTTAATGGTGGTGATGCGCAATTTGCTGGTGACTGCAACGCAGCAACATGGTGAGTTGGAAGCGGTGATTTAA
- a CDS encoding DUF4153 domain-containing protein, with amino-acid sequence MNNSEQANTQAQPSFAEATPPHVTEAAQHGSPPPDSQQTPQSPQSPQHHQSSNMLFGQPPLGISPVQSALSHTREYVLLALSFIAALGVDRMILAPSSSTTQLRCYAIFWILWVLLFTGVFWSHVHRKPYSWLAGISIVLLCIWLLLSDAGQHYHNNPEYTALCILSIPALAMMHLQISSADFSVHTPARTALNWLSGCFVQPFTAISQLRSPLTAIWHTEDRDTRKSRLRVTAMSILVGIPILGLLTALLTSADIVFKQGVNAIIGDIDLSMIAMHAFIVGVLTICCYSLLFNSDTRNSYKEPQHTQSLNTQSLHTQSPSTQLQETPSQTLNNTAIKDLQITEGNVTSSFSKHQPFNPSVCLIVLIAVLALYSAFSAIQFTFLFARQGLPDGYTYAEYARQGFWQLLAVTVINLIGFGLVLIYSPRKPVLDALLVGLIMATAVVLSSSALRLSLYINAYGLTWLRLASLLFMGLVSMILILSIARLRFQRLPLLTLCATLFVCWFVLLGYLNPSAIIDSFNMTHEFTQVAQL; translated from the coding sequence GTGAACAATTCTGAACAAGCAAATACGCAAGCACAGCCATCGTTTGCCGAAGCCACACCACCACATGTCACAGAGGCGGCGCAGCACGGAAGCCCACCGCCCGACTCGCAGCAGACACCGCAATCACCGCAATCACCGCAACACCACCAGTCATCAAACATGTTGTTCGGGCAACCGCCCCTAGGAATTTCTCCAGTCCAATCAGCACTCTCCCATACCAGAGAATACGTCCTGCTAGCTCTCTCATTCATAGCTGCCTTGGGCGTAGACAGAATGATTCTTGCACCGTCATCGAGCACAACGCAGCTTCGCTGCTACGCCATATTTTGGATACTTTGGGTGCTGCTCTTTACTGGAGTCTTCTGGTCGCATGTCCACCGTAAACCATACTCATGGCTGGCGGGCATCAGTATTGTGCTGCTCTGTATATGGTTACTACTCTCAGACGCTGGACAGCATTATCACAACAATCCAGAATATACAGCACTGTGTATCTTGAGCATTCCAGCACTAGCGATGATGCACCTGCAAATATCTAGCGCAGATTTCAGTGTGCACACACCAGCACGAACAGCTCTCAATTGGCTCTCTGGTTGCTTCGTACAACCGTTCACCGCAATATCGCAACTGCGCTCTCCCCTCACTGCAATATGGCATACCGAAGATCGAGACACACGCAAATCTAGGCTGCGCGTTACGGCAATGTCAATACTCGTCGGCATTCCAATACTTGGCTTATTGACGGCATTGCTGACCTCAGCAGATATCGTATTTAAACAAGGCGTAAACGCCATTATTGGGGACATTGATCTATCTATGATCGCTATGCATGCCTTCATCGTCGGAGTGCTCACTATATGTTGCTACTCTCTCCTGTTCAATAGCGATACTAGGAATTCCTACAAGGAGCCACAGCATACACAGTCACTCAATACACAGTCACTTCATACACAGTCACCCAGCACGCAACTACAAGAGACACCATCACAGACTCTAAACAACACCGCAATCAAGGACCTTCAAATCACCGAGGGGAATGTCACCTCTTCATTCAGCAAGCACCAACCCTTTAACCCTTCAGTGTGTCTGATTGTACTCATCGCTGTATTGGCACTGTATTCAGCCTTTAGTGCGATTCAATTTACCTTCTTATTTGCACGTCAAGGTCTTCCAGATGGTTACACTTACGCTGAGTATGCCAGACAAGGTTTTTGGCAATTACTCGCTGTTACCGTCATCAATCTCATCGGCTTCGGTTTAGTGTTGATCTATAGCCCGCGCAAACCCGTGCTTGACGCTTTGCTCGTTGGCTTAATCATGGCTACGGCGGTAGTGCTATCGTCTTCAGCGCTGCGACTCAGTTTGTACATCAATGCATATGGATTAACCTGGCTCAGACTTGCCTCACTACTCTTCATGGGACTCGTCTCAATGATTCTCATATTGAGTATTGCACGTTTGCGTTTTCAGCGTTTACCTTTGCTGACTCTTTGCGCCACGCTCTTTGTCTGTTGGTTCGTGCTCTTGGGATATCTCAATCCGTCCGCCATAATCGATTCATTCAATATGACGCATGAATTTACCCAAGTTGCACAGCTATAA
- a CDS encoding DNA gyrase/topoisomerase IV subunit B, with translation MAKSYGAQSLTILEGLDAVRKRPGMYIGTTDSQGLMHCLWEIIDNSVDEALAGACNDIVVTLHKDGSISVADNGRGIPVDVEPKTGLTGVEVVLTKLHAGAKFGDSSYNAVGGLHGVGSSVVNALSVRFDVEVDRDGNTYRMEFKQGHPGVFDDTDPENPSPDANFKRTRRNKPTELRVVGKVSAKKTGTRIRYWADPEIFNTTAHFSYQQLIERVRQTSFLVPGLKISVIDENVDTEHAGSESNLAASAFSDQQESSALDELDPIDSEEAQDVEDTEAESDEEETSLSASLSDLDNSVEIDDEEKPQESQNTAIDAAETAASTHHESAQHPRIQEFLHTGGVVDFVDFLSKGEPVNDIWHISGEGEYEEETQKVVEGGQLHAEKVHRKCGVDIALRWINGYDTTLMSFVNVVETPGGGMHVDGFMNALTKQIRKYVESNARKLKVNLKDSHTKIERDDVLAGLVAVVTVRIAEPQFQGQTKDVLGTAQVKPIVTRMTDKQFGEMVSGSRRGFKDQSSRVLEKIVGEMHARVQARKTKEVTRRKNALESASMPAKLSDSQPGNDDIAELFIVEGDSALGTAKAARNSMFQALLPIRGKILNVQKASVSQMLSNKECAAIIQVIGAGSGASFDITQSRYNKVIMMTDADVDGAHIRILLLTLFYRYMRPLVQAGHVYAAVPPLHRIALAGKRKGEYIYTYSDDELAGKLAELKKQRVDFHEDIQRYKGLGEMDADQLADTTMDPRSRMLRRIRMEDAEHASDVFSLLMGDDVPPRKQFIVDNADDFDRSKIDT, from the coding sequence ATGGCGAAATCCTATGGTGCACAAAGTCTGACCATTCTCGAGGGGCTTGATGCGGTTCGCAAGCGACCTGGCATGTATATCGGCACAACCGATAGCCAAGGTTTGATGCATTGCCTGTGGGAAATTATTGATAATTCCGTCGATGAGGCCTTGGCGGGTGCTTGCAATGACATCGTCGTTACCTTGCATAAAGATGGCTCAATCAGCGTGGCAGATAATGGCCGAGGTATTCCAGTTGATGTTGAACCCAAAACAGGTTTGACTGGTGTGGAAGTGGTGCTTACTAAGCTCCATGCGGGTGCAAAATTTGGAGATTCTTCATATAATGCCGTCGGTGGTCTACATGGTGTTGGGTCATCTGTAGTTAATGCCTTGAGTGTTCGTTTCGACGTTGAAGTTGACCGTGATGGCAACACCTATCGAATGGAATTCAAACAGGGGCATCCAGGGGTTTTTGATGATACAGATCCAGAAAATCCTTCTCCTGATGCGAACTTTAAGCGCACGCGTCGCAATAAACCTACCGAACTACGTGTCGTCGGCAAAGTCTCAGCGAAGAAAACTGGTACTCGCATTCGGTATTGGGCTGATCCTGAGATTTTCAACACCACAGCACATTTTAGTTATCAGCAGTTAATTGAGCGTGTGCGACAAACTAGTTTCCTTGTTCCTGGTCTAAAAATTAGTGTTATTGATGAGAACGTTGACACTGAACACGCTGGCAGTGAAAGCAATCTGGCTGCATCTGCTTTCTCTGATCAGCAGGAATCTAGCGCACTAGATGAACTGGATCCAATCGATTCAGAAGAAGCACAAGATGTTGAAGATACTGAGGCAGAGTCTGACGAAGAAGAGACTTCGCTAAGCGCCTCCCTGAGTGATCTTGATAATAGTGTCGAGATAGACGATGAGGAGAAGCCGCAAGAGTCGCAAAACACAGCAATTGATGCGGCTGAGACAGCTGCATCAACGCATCATGAAAGCGCTCAACATCCTCGAATTCAAGAATTCCTCCATACCGGTGGAGTTGTAGATTTTGTTGATTTCCTCTCTAAAGGTGAGCCCGTCAACGATATTTGGCATATTTCTGGCGAAGGTGAATATGAGGAAGAAACACAGAAGGTTGTCGAGGGCGGGCAGCTCCACGCTGAAAAGGTACACCGCAAGTGTGGCGTAGATATCGCACTTCGGTGGATTAACGGTTATGACACCACCTTAATGAGCTTTGTAAACGTGGTTGAAACACCTGGTGGCGGCATGCATGTAGATGGATTTATGAATGCGCTGACTAAGCAAATTCGTAAATATGTAGAAAGTAACGCCCGTAAGCTGAAGGTGAATCTCAAAGATTCACACACCAAAATTGAACGTGATGATGTCTTAGCAGGGCTTGTGGCAGTGGTAACTGTGCGCATCGCTGAACCGCAGTTTCAGGGGCAGACGAAAGATGTACTCGGTACAGCTCAAGTAAAGCCCATCGTTACCAGAATGACTGATAAGCAATTTGGTGAGATGGTTTCAGGTTCACGCCGTGGATTCAAAGATCAGTCTTCGCGCGTGCTTGAGAAAATTGTTGGCGAGATGCATGCCCGTGTGCAAGCTAGGAAAACGAAAGAAGTTACCAGACGCAAGAATGCTCTCGAATCAGCATCAATGCCTGCCAAACTTTCAGACTCGCAGCCAGGCAATGATGATATTGCTGAATTGTTCATTGTGGAGGGGGATTCCGCATTGGGCACTGCGAAGGCTGCTCGCAACTCGATGTTTCAGGCATTGTTGCCCATCCGAGGAAAAATTCTTAATGTTCAAAAGGCCTCAGTGTCCCAGATGCTCTCCAATAAAGAGTGTGCTGCCATTATTCAAGTGATAGGAGCTGGATCTGGAGCTAGCTTTGATATCACGCAGTCTCGGTACAACAAAGTTATTATGATGACGGATGCTGATGTGGATGGTGCGCACATACGAATTCTGCTGCTAACCCTGTTCTATCGATACATGAGGCCTCTAGTTCAGGCAGGACATGTGTATGCTGCTGTTCCTCCGCTACACCGTATAGCGCTCGCAGGTAAGCGTAAAGGCGAATATATCTACACCTATTCCGACGATGAACTTGCTGGAAAGCTTGCGGAGTTGAAGAAACAGCGTGTTGATTTCCATGAAGATATTCAGCGGTACAAGGGTCTAGGTGAAATGGATGCGGATCAGCTCGCTGATACAACCATGGATCCTCGTTCACGCATGCTTAGAAGAATTCGGATGGAAGATGCGGAACATGCGTCCGATGTCTTTTCTCTGCTCATGGGTGACGACGTACCGCCACGAAAGCAATTCATTGTTGACAATGCTGATGACTTCGATCGAAGCAAAATCGACACCTGA
- a CDS encoding RNA polymerase sigma factor, which translates to MLAIKDTTAEKNTIETATASTATTKTTASRAKTSKAAKHSSTLRKSKTAAVAASDVDNGDTSVAATDEADDSAAVSDTTAKKTRKAPAKRKKAGSSSRKSKTAEAENDIEQPEDDDDISDIDDSLEDDDDSDTNESDDDDDSEDAQDDDDISDDDDDDQNSKKEEVVKAKGAFVVNDSEDDENTVPSGNPKRRVVATGATADPVKDYLKQIGRVSLLNAEQEVDLSERIEAGLFAQHIIDTESDSLEFKRKRELKWASSDGKKAKDHLLEANLRLVVSLAKRYTGRGMLFLDLIQEGNLGLIRAVEKFDWKKGFKFSTYATWWIRQAITRAMADQARTIRVPVHMVEVINKLSRVQRQMLQDLGREPTPDELARELDMPVEKVQEVQKYGREPISLHTPLGEDGDSEFGDLIEDTDAIAPSDAVAFSLLQEQFKQVLETLSPREAGVIKMRYGLEDGQPKTLDDIGRVYGVTRERIRQIESKTMSKLRHPSRSQTLRDFLDQ; encoded by the coding sequence ATGTTGGCCATTAAGGATACGACGGCTGAGAAGAACACCATCGAAACAGCGACGGCGTCGACCGCAACAACGAAGACGACTGCCTCTCGAGCCAAGACATCCAAGGCGGCGAAGCACTCAAGCACTTTGCGTAAGAGCAAGACAGCTGCGGTAGCTGCTTCTGACGTTGATAATGGGGATACCTCAGTCGCAGCAACAGACGAGGCTGACGATAGCGCGGCGGTGTCTGATACTACTGCCAAGAAAACGCGAAAAGCTCCAGCCAAACGCAAAAAGGCAGGTAGCTCATCGCGGAAATCTAAGACCGCTGAAGCTGAGAACGATATAGAGCAGCCGGAGGATGACGACGATATCAGCGATATCGACGATTCGTTAGAAGATGACGACGACAGCGACACCAACGAATCTGATGATGACGATGATTCTGAAGATGCTCAAGATGATGATGACATCAGCGATGATGACGATGATGATCAGAATTCCAAAAAAGAAGAGGTAGTCAAGGCCAAGGGTGCTTTTGTTGTCAATGATTCAGAAGATGACGAGAACACCGTACCTTCTGGCAATCCTAAGCGCAGGGTGGTTGCCACTGGAGCCACCGCTGATCCAGTTAAGGATTATCTCAAGCAAATAGGTCGAGTGAGTCTGTTGAACGCTGAGCAGGAAGTTGATCTTTCTGAAAGGATTGAAGCAGGACTGTTTGCTCAACATATCATTGATACTGAAAGCGATTCGCTTGAATTCAAACGTAAGCGAGAACTGAAGTGGGCCTCATCAGATGGGAAAAAAGCTAAGGATCATCTGCTCGAAGCTAATCTTCGATTGGTGGTTTCACTAGCTAAGCGATACACGGGTCGTGGGATGTTATTCCTGGATTTGATCCAGGAAGGCAACCTCGGATTAATTCGTGCAGTGGAGAAGTTTGATTGGAAGAAGGGCTTTAAGTTCTCTACCTATGCAACATGGTGGATTCGTCAGGCAATTACACGCGCCATGGCTGATCAAGCGAGAACTATCCGTGTGCCAGTACACATGGTGGAAGTAATTAACAAACTATCTCGTGTTCAACGCCAGATGCTGCAGGACTTGGGGCGCGAGCCAACGCCTGATGAGTTGGCGCGAGAGTTGGATATGCCAGTCGAGAAAGTTCAGGAAGTCCAAAAGTACGGACGCGAACCAATTTCTCTGCATACCCCACTCGGCGAGGATGGCGACTCAGAGTTCGGTGATTTGATTGAGGATACCGACGCCATAGCCCCCTCAGATGCAGTGGCATTTTCACTGTTACAGGAGCAATTCAAACAAGTACTCGAGACTCTTAGCCCTCGTGAGGCCGGAGTTATTAAGATGCGTTACGGACTTGAGGACGGTCAGCCTAAAACCCTCGATGATATCGGTCGAGTCTACGGCGTAACTCGTGAGCGTATCCGCCAGATAGAATCCAAGACCATGTCCAAGTTGCGACATCCGTCGAGGTCTCAAACCCTGCGTGACTTCTTGGATCAGTGA